One stretch of Sardina pilchardus chromosome 17, fSarPil1.1, whole genome shotgun sequence DNA includes these proteins:
- the LOC134062104 gene encoding myelin regulatory factor-like protein, translating to MEVKTFMTRGDPMDVLGESEALQQFFEGQDVDTSMLEQYLSNEIEHNSFMLPESPPDSGSEPCSPPQMTDVHVGTTSWSPGQLPEGALHPATARAAAVSCRFKERPDAPYGTPLRHNPAHPHPQLHPQLHSQLHLQASAHHATQTHEPPIHPPYLSPADNYIQAQRSPVALGQEALQHAQVMGPQGGYPRTNPPYTPSTSPCLVQSPAGPEFLQHTSVQQLGPVLTESNKRRRSESFEAAADNGPWGVSVWTKGPYMGTEGGGGVEMSSYDSDTAAGSSGQGGYQLLAWDKHQPEQWCTLYNSQYENLPPPGYHVDTDKGFNYSSADEAFVCQKKNHFQVTVHVRVVGDPKYVKTPKGPASIDSFHVKVFGMKLEAHSNLITIEQSQSDRSKKPFFPVNVNLPGDKITKVTLGRLHFSETTANNMRKKGKPNPDQRYFLMVVGLYASVRGESHLVVAHMSEKIIVRASNPGQFENDSEVHWQRGQAPDSVVCQGRVGINTETPDEALVVCGNAKIMGSVMHPSDRRAKHNILEVDSTEQLRRIAQMRIVEYDYKPEFAEKMGIEHVHETGVIAQEVKEVLPNAVKEVGDVMCTDGEKIQNFLMVDKEQIFMENVGAVKQLCKLTGNLETRIQELEVWNTRLAKVPPPGSARPTVPIHPASAKGKVHKFHTVPPPQRKPSSCTTAKKYISEKYKSFCHHRVFQAGILTVVGLLAFCVISLTAIYLLTLDDNPSPGCGESGTIQPLNPHPTKPDIHFCNSPSDCDQVYCCTLDPGEGHHTTSSAITLEPHSPVIPADERLEDLCIQNHRQTSTQSIQRTNATLQAIIIMQSEQVIDERYCLQGLCQPGNYSYRIPISKSVPVNMSITLQMNSTEPLVVHKCHADETDECDTTMTPSNVEEHHNSTEGYLHMWTLPVARLHQSSYHFRAAKAGADCSTDPSHMGATFTDYHLHFYRHCD from the exons GGCAGGATGTGGACACCAGCATGCTAGAGCAGTATCTCAGCAATGAAATCGAACACAACAGCTT CATGCTTCCTGAGTCACCCCCGGACTCTGGATCTGaaccctgctctcctcctcaaaTGACCG ACGTCCATGTCGGGACGACAAGCTGGTCTCCAGGGCAACTGCCCGAGGGAGCGCTCCATCCTGCCACAGCCAGGGCCGCTGCAGTGTCCTGCCGGTTCAAAGAGAGGCCAGATGCCCCCTACGGCACGCCACTCCGCCACAACCctgcccaccctcacccccagcTCCACCCCCAGCTCCACTCCCAGCTCCACCTCCAAGCCAGCGCTCACCACGCCACTCAGACCCACGAGCCGCCCATCCACCCGCCGTACCTGAGCCCAGCGGACAACTACATTCAGGCTCAGCGGTCTCCCGTAGCGCTGGGGCAGGAGGCCCTTCAGCATGCCCAGGTTATGGGCCCACAGGGGGGCTACCCCAGGACTAACCCCCCCTAcactccctccacctccccttgtCTTGTCCAGAGTCCAGCGGGACCAGAGTTCCTCCAGCACACCTCCGTCCAGCAATTAGG GCCTGTTCTGACAGAAAGTAACAAGAGGAGACGGTCGGAGTCGTTTGAAGCAGCTGCAGACAACGGGCCATGGGGGGTCTCGGTCTGGACCAAGGGTCCTTACA TGGGCAcagaaggtggtggtggggttgagATGTCCTCCTATGACAGCGATACGGCCGCGGGCAGCTCTGGGCAAGGAGGGTACCAGCTGCTGGCATGGGACAAGCACCAGCCTGAGCAGTGGTGCACCCTCTACAACAGCCAATACGAGAACCT CCCACCACCTGGTTACCATGTGGACACAGATAAAGGCTTCAACTACTCCTCAGCCGATGAGGCCTTTGTGTGCCAAAAGAAGAACCACTTCCAGGTCACAGTTCATGTGCGAGTGGTGGGTGACCCCAAGTATGTCAAAACCCCCAAAGGCCCAGCGTCTATTGACAGCTTCCATGTTAAAGTCTTTGGAATGAAG TTGGAGGCTCACAGTAATCTCATCACGATTGAGCAGTCGCAGTCAGACCGTAGCAAAAAGCCGTTCTTCCCTGTCAA CGTAAATCTGCCAGGAGATAAGATCACCAAGGTGACGCTGGGAAGACTGCACTTCAGTGAGACCACAGCCAACAACATGAGAAAAAAGGGCAAACCCAACCCTGACCAGAG ATATTTTCTGATGGTGGTGGGGCTGTATGCATCAGTGAGGGGAGAAAGCCATCTGGTGGTGGCTCACATGTCGGAGAAAATCATAGTCAGG GCTTCAAACCCTGGTCAGTTTGAGAATGACAGTGAGGTCCACTGGCAGAGGGGCCAGGCACCCGACTCCGTGGTGTGCCAGGGCAGGGTGGGCATCAACACAGAGACACCTGACGAAGCCCTGGTGGTCTGTGGCAATGCCAAAATCATGGGGTCGGTGATGCATCCCTCTGACAGACGTGCCAAGCATAACATACTCGAG GTGGACTCGACAGAGCAGCTGAGGAGAATAGCGCAGATGAGGATAGTGGAGTACGACTACAAGCCAGAGTTCGCCGAAAAGATGGGGATCGAGCATGTCCATGAAACAG GTGTCATTGCtcaggaggtgaaggaggttCTACCAAACGCTGTCAAGGAGGTGGGAGACGTAATGTGCACGGATGGAGAGAAAATTCAGAACTTCCTCATGGTGGACAAA GAGCAGATTTTCATGGAGAATGTTGGTGCGGTCAAGCAGCTGTGTAAGCTGACGGGCAATCTGGAGACGCGGATCCAGGAGTTGGAGGTGTGGAACACTCGGCTGGCCAAAGTCCCCCCTCCCGGAAGCGCACGACCCACCGTCCCGATCCACCCGGCCAGTGCCAAAGG CAAAGTTCACAAATTCCACACTGTCCCTCCCCCTCAGCGGAAGCCGTCCTCGTGTACGACAGCCAAA AAATACATCAGTGAGAAGTACAAAAGCTTCTGTCACCACCGGGTCTTTCAAGCCGGCATCCTGACCGTGGTGGGTCTGTTGGCCTTCTG cgtcatctccctcacTGCCATATATTTGCTCACGTTAGACGACAACCCGTCTCCAGGCTGTGGAGAGAG TGGAACTATCCAACCGCTTAATCCTCACCCAACCAAACCAG ATATCCATTTTTGCAACTCTCCGTCGGACTGTGACCAAGTTTACTGTTGCACCTTGGACCCAGGAGAGGGCCACCATACAACCTCCTCTGCCATAACCTTAGAACCCCATTCACCAGTCATACCAGCAG ATGAACGACTGGAGGACTTGTGCATACAAAATCACAGGCAAACCTCCACTCAAAGCATtcaaa gGACAAATGCAACACTCCAGGCCATCATCATCATGCAAAGTGAGCAAGTCATTGATGAGCGCTACTGCCTGCAGGGGTTGTGTCA gCCTGGGAACTACAGCTACAGGATCCCCATCAGCAAGTCTGTCCCTGTCAACATGAGCATCACTCTTCAGATGAA TTCCACAGAGCCTCTGGTAGTGCATAAATGCCATGCCGATGAGACCGATGAATGTGACACCACCATGACCCCTAGTAATGTGGAGGAACATCATAACAGCACTGAG GGTTATCTGCATATGTGGACGTTACCAGTTGCTCGACTCCATCAAAGTTCTTACCACTTCCGTGCTGCAAAAGCT GGGGCAGACTGCAGTACCGACCCCAGCCATATGGGGGCAACGTTCACAGATTACCACCTTCACTTCTATCGCCATTGTGATTGA